GGCCATCTGCCCGTTCATCTCCGGCTGGCTGGCCCGGCACCCCGACCTGGCCCACCTGGAGTACCGGGCCCACAGCACCGTCGTCGACTGACCCGGGCTGCCGCTGCCCGACCGGGCCGTGGTCAGCCGCGGTTGACGTCGACCGCCCGGCGCACCAGGGCGACGAAGGCATCACGGTCCAGCGGGTCGGACTCGCCCAGGTCGACCGCACGGCGGGTCCCGCCGTTCGGACTCGGCGTGAACAGCCCGGTCGGATCAGCGACCGCCGCACCACGCGCGAAGGTCACCTTGACCTTGTCCCGATAGGTCTCGACGGTGCACAGCAGGCCCGAGCACGAGAACGTCGGCACCCCGTCGGGGTTCGAGGCCTTGCGCCACTTGATCTCCTCGACCGCGTCCGGGGCCGCCTCGAGGATCAGGCCACGGAGGGTGTCGACCAGACCGGCACGCCAGTCGTTCGTCATGCGCGGGACTCTACCCCCGGAGGCGACGAGGGTGACTACGATCGCGGGATGCACCGGATCTTCGCCACCGGCGTCAGCTCGGTCTACGTCCACTACGTCACGAAGGTGGAGCGCAAGGGACGCACGCAGGCCGAGCTCGACGAGGTGATCTGCTGGTTCACCGGTCTCGACGAGCCGGCGCT
The Aeromicrobium marinum DSM 15272 genome window above contains:
- a CDS encoding DUF1801 domain-containing protein, with the translated sequence MTNDWRAGLVDTLRGLILEAAPDAVEEIKWRKASNPDGVPTFSCSGLLCTVETYRDKVKVTFARGAAVADPTGLFTPSPNGGTRRAVDLGESDPLDRDAFVALVRRAVDVNRG